The following are encoded together in the Chlorocebus sabaeus isolate Y175 chromosome 20, mChlSab1.0.hap1, whole genome shotgun sequence genome:
- the LOC103225354 gene encoding arginine/serine-rich protein 1 yields MSNYVNDMWPGSPQEKDSPSASRSGGSSRLSSRSRSRSFSRSSRSRSRVSSQFSSRSRSRSRSRRSRSRSRRRHQRKYRRYSRSYSRSRSRSRSRRYRERRYGFSRRYYRSPSRSRSRSRSRSRSRERSYYGRAYAMARGRRYYGFGRTVYPEERSRWRDRSRTRSRSRTPFRLSEKDRMELLEIAKANAAKALGTTNIDLPASLRTVHVTKETSHGIGVSNGAKPELSEKVTEDGTRNPSEKPSQQRSIAFSSNNSVAKPIQKSAKAATEETSSRSPKIDKKKSPYGLWIPV; encoded by the exons ATGTCCAACTACGTGAACGACATGTGGCCCGGCTCGCCGCAGGAGAAGGATTCGCCCTCCGCCTCGCGGTCGGGCGGGTCCAGCCGGCTCTCGTCGCGGTCTAGGAGCCGTTCTTTTTCCAGAAGCTCTCGGTCCCGTTCCCGCGTCTCGAGTCAGTTTTCGTCCAGGAGTCGGAGTCGGAGCCGGAGCAGGAGGTCAAGGTCCCGTTCCCGAAGGCGCCATCAGCGGAAGTACAGGCGCTACTCGCGGTCATACTCGCGGAGCCGGTCGCGATCTCGCAGCCGCCGTTACCGAGAGAGGCGCTACGGCTTCTCCAGGAGATACTACCGGTCTCCTTCGCGGTCCCGGTCCCGGTCCCGTAGCAGGTCGCGCTCTCGGGAAAGGTCGTACTACGGAAGGGCGTACGCGATGGCGCGGGGGCGGCGCTACTACGGCTTTGGTCGCACAGTGTATCCGGAGGAGCGCAGCAGATGGAGGGACAGATCCAGGACGAGGTCGCGGAGCAGAACCCCCTTTCGCTTAAGTGAGaaag atcgAATGGAGCTGTTAGAAATAGCAAAAGCCAATGCAGCGAAAGCTTTAGGAACAACCAACATTGACTTGCCAGCTAGTCTCAGAACTGTACATGTAACCAAAGAAACAAGCCATGGAATAGGTGTATCAAATGGTGCAAAGCCTGAA CTGTCAGAAAAGGTAACAGAAGATGGAACTAGAAATCCTAGTGAAAAACCTTCCCAGCAAAGAAGCATAGCTTTTAGCTCTAAT AATTCTGTAGCAAAaccaatacaaaaatcagctaaaGCTGCCACAGAAGAGACATCTTCAAGATCACcaaaaatagataagaaaaaaagtCCATATGGACTGTGGATACCTGTCTGA